In Drosophila simulans strain w501 chromosome X, Prin_Dsim_3.1, whole genome shotgun sequence, one DNA window encodes the following:
- the LOC6724959 gene encoding uncharacterized protein LOC6724959 has product MLKWTASAQRLNEIPVHDQDANQPQRRRLQRRQRRQRRATIANKENVPDTVGYTSTPVPISRLLNSPLVLAPLSDIRNVTPEAVVRSQAPQRVQSVRYATTLPRFAEDYSPNGLPSGQHLALRGLAPLDPFLGQPRYIVGSGAGVSKLKQRRLDEDFVATLEPELQEPAVLKPPTPKAEVRPSTPQPASTQMGDQTLDRLIDAILDSACKANASTKKKPRRSTFNLRRRTLVKQQMESNCPQEVLSPSYAPGDDPAADLSFGLVPLPMHNLMATPEPASPLSKIPHNLLVQLATPVAPKSAPCDNTFCLETPVKALKRTRKEIVAKESPIKRYKVDERNYFEVGLALPSSIYV; this is encoded by the coding sequence ATGCTAAAGTGGACGGCATCGGCGCAGCGCCTGAACGAGATTCCCGTGCACGATCAGGATGCCAACCAGCCGCAGAGGAGGAGGCTGCAGAGAAGGCAGCGCCGTCAGCGGAGGGCCACCATCGCCAACAAGGAGAACGTGCCCGACACCGTGGGCTACACCTCCACGCCAGTGCCCATTTCCAGGCTGCTCAACAGTCCCCTGGTCCTGGCGCCGCTGAGCGATATCCGGAATGTCACCCCGGAGGCAGTGGTGCGCAGTCAGGCGCCCCAAAGGGTACAGAGTGTGCGATACGCCACCACATTGCCACGTTTTGCCGAGGATTACTCGCCCAACGGACTGCCCAGTGGTCAACACTTGGCGCTGAGGGGCCTGGCTCCGTTGGATCCCTTTCTGGGCCAGCCACGCTACATAGTGGGCTCGGGTGCAGGAGTTAGCAAACTCAAGCAGCGCAGACTGGACGAGGACTTTGTGGCCACCTTGGAGCCGGAGTTGCAGGAGCCGGCAGTGCTGAAGCCACCCACCCCCAAGGCGGAAGTGCGTCCAAGCACACCGCAGCCCGCCTCCACGCAGATGGGGGATCAGACTTTGGATCGCCTCATCGATGCCATCTTGGATTCCGCCTGCAAGGCGAATGCCAGCACCAAGAAGAAGCCGAGAAGGTCCACCTTCAATTTGCGCAGACGCACCTTGGTCAAGCAGCAAATGGAGTCGAACTGCCCCCAGGAGGTGCTGTCACCATCCTACGCACCTGGAGACGATCCGGCCGCGGATCTGAGCTTTGGTCTGGTTCCCCTGCCCATGCACAACCTGATGGCCACTCCGGAACCAGCCTCGCCCCTATCCAAGATTCCACACAACTTGCTTGTCCAACTGGCCACTCCAGTGGCCCCCAAGTCCGCCCCCTGCGACAACACCTTCTGCCTGGAGACTCCAGTCAAGGCTCTGAAGAGGACCCGCAAGGAGATCGTCGCCAAGGAGTCCCCCATTAAGCGCTACAAGGTGGACGAGCGCAATTACTTCGAGGTGGGATTGGCCCTGCCCTCATCTATATATGTCTGA